The Aneurinibacillus uraniidurans genome segment ACCCGTTTGCGTATCAATATAGATCCGATACGTTTCTTGTCCAATGGAACCATAAAACTCATACGCATATACCTCTTTCCCACGCTCATCTTCAATGATCGCTTTGTGGACCTCTTTTACAATAAACGCAGGATTCAGCCTCTTACGCGCCTGTGCTTCGCTAACCTTGGCCTTTGGAATGGTGCGTACCCGATGGTTTAACAGATAGCTCTCACCTTGAAAGCCCGTTGTCGTTCCATTATCGAGCGCAATTTTAACCGTAACGGTATCTGGATATAAGCGCACATCCCCCTGCTTGCATACGTATGTGAATGCAGCCACTCCTTTATAATCGTCATAGGACATAGCTTCCATATTCGTATACCCCCGACGCTTCAAGTACTCGTCTGCCCGGCGTTGTGCATCCCCCATACTAATCTTATGCTTGCCAATGTCTCGCTCATCGAGCACCCAGATTACATGGCCGCCTTTTTTCGAAATATCAACAAACACAGGTGTCTTCTGATCTTTTCGTTCAATGCGTACACTGTACGATTCATATTCCCTTGTTTTACCGTTATCCGTCACTGTTACTTGTTTAATCGCAGTCGCTGGTAGCTCAACAAATGCGAGCGCTTTTTTCTTTGCTTCATCTGCACTTACCACTTGACCTTTCATGGACTGGATTTTCAACTTACGACCGGCATTCAAGCTACCAATTCCTGAACCAAATTCTACATCCTTATACCCTTCTACACTTTTATCGAGTACTTTAAGACCATCGACAATCGTGTTATCTTGCGGATTATGCTCACTTGCAAGCGCCGTCTCGACATCCATCCAGCGCAGCTGCTTCGTCATAATCGTACTTTGCACTTTTTGCAAGTCGCCGTGAATATCCTTTGAATGGGCGTACAGCTTGCCAAGGGTATCATATTCTTGCTTTGACAGCGGCTCGCGATCTAGATCGCGCACCGCGGTCTGATAGCTAAAATCCGCTACATTCGCCAGGAACTTCTCCGTGTGGTTAAACGGCATAAGCGTAAGAGGAAGCTGAGACACATCATTCTGAGCCGAATACGCCAACCGCCACACATTTGTCAGGCTTGGTGTTAACTGCTGCCGCGAGTTAACTGCCATTGTCTTGCCAAGCTCATCCTGCAATCGATCCATATGATAGTTTAAATTATGAAAAGCTCGCTGGTACTGGTTCTCTGCCTTAATTAAAACCGAATTTTTTTCTTTGTTCTCTTGATACCCCCACATTCCAGCCCCAATCACGCCAACAGCCAGCACAGGGAACAATACACCTGCAATTCGTCCATACATGTGCAGCACTCCTCCATCATCCAGTATTACCCGTAGTTTGAGGAAAGAAGTTGCTAATTATACAAAAAAGCGAAGGGCTATATGAACACCCTTCGCTTACATCAATTCTGATACCGTATCAAACTGATCACGATTGCTGCAAATGCACTGCTTAAACCCGGTTTCTATACATCCAAACTTGTTCAGTGAACCACGAAGTATATACCGTTCCCCACACTCCGAACAGCGGATCGTAACTTTATATCGTTCTGCCTCGTTCATATTTTCTCAGCCTCCTCCTCGTAGTGTGCCCCGAACGCGGCCGCCATAGACCTGTTCAGCGCAACGCGACTGAGATTGAGCGCCAGAAGCCAGAGCACCAGCATGAACGGAGCCATCAACCACGGCCAAATCGGCTGCTGCATGAGAAGAATACGGTCATACGTACCATGTAATATAACCGGAATCGCCAGACTAATGACAAGATACAAGCGGCGCCGGGTGCGGCTAGCACTGAATTTGGCTTTGCCAAAATAATAGCCCATCAACACTCCGAACAGACCATGCCCGGATACCGGAAGCAACGCGCGATAGAACGCCGCCGTCGCTCCACCATGTTCGCGCAGATAGAAAAAGTTCTCCAGCGTAGCAAAACCAAGCGAGACCGCAACTGCATACACGATTCCATCATACGGCTCGTCAAATTCAACATGCTGATACACCGTATAATAAATGATAAACCACTTAAAAAACTCTTCAAGAAATCCAGATAGCACGTACGACTGGGCGAAGGCTCCTAACTGCAATTCTTCCTGAATCCCAAATTGTACAACCATCACTGGAAATACGAGCAAAAGCCCGATGATAAACATTCGTACCACCATATGTAGTGGCTCAATTTCATACTTATCTTTTAAATAAAAATAACTGAGTATGGCAATACCAGGGGCAACAGCAGCTCCCATGGTGGCTAACATAGCATTCGACTCCCTTGGGTTATTTATTGTACTCCTCATCGTAACACGGAATGTGCATGATGGAAATACAATTGCTGGAGGTATTTATGCAAAACAAAAAACCTAACCATAAAATAAGTTAGGTTCCATAACCAAATCCAGCTGCCTTTCACTTCTGCTGGAACGTTACATTATGCTTTTTGGCCAGCGCTTCTATCTCCGTTTGCCACTGTCTAATTCCTTTACGTCCTTCTGCCAATTTATCATTAGCTTGCGCGAGTAACCCCACATCCTGTTTTTCCAGTGCATCCGACATTTGCAAAAAAGCACTGTACTGCTTATTGGCTGCTTGAATATAAATTTCATGTGCTGCCTGCAGCTCTTTGGTTGCGGGTTTGATCGCTTCAAGTTTTTCAATGAAATCCCGATACTTCGGTATTACAGAATCCTGCAGTTTGTTGTATGTGATTTCATCATTTTTAAAATTGTTTCCGGTTACGCTTTCATAATCTCTTATAGCATCTGTTTCTACTTTCGCAAGTTCAGGGAGCTTGTTATTAATGTAATCCTGCAGGTCTTTTGATACTTCACTTTGCCCACACCCTACAAGAAATAACACAAGTAAAAAACCGATTAACATTATCGACCTTTTAACCATGACCACACCCCTTTTACTACAGTAAATTCCCGCACACAAAAGATTATGACTACGAATTTACTATCTGCTGCACTGCGAGGTGTGGTACCTGACCTTTTCTCATCAAAACAAATGTTTCACATCATTTATATCGCTCGCAAGCATCACCGCAAGGCGTATACGCGCTTTTTTGGAATCAAAGTCATTGCCAAGTATTACACCGTGTCTGTACAAATCGTACGCGCTTCCCCGGTAATCATACGTAGTATCTACCCTACCTTCTTCTGCGCTTGTTGTAATAACAATGTGAATGCCTTGCGCAAGCGCCTCTTCAATCCCTTCCATCATGTTAGGCGCTGTCTGCCCCCGACCCGCACCTTCTAATATAATTCCTTTTGAACCAGACTGTACGGCTGCACGCAGAAATTTACTATCCGCACCCGCGTAGCACTTAATAATATCTACCATCGGAATATCTTTCGTCAGCTTGAACGTTTCACGTCGAATCGGCTTCTGGTACACCACAACTGCATCATTGTCAATAATACCGAGATACCCGAATCCGAATGAGTAAAACCCTTGCATATTGGATGCATGAACCTTTTTCACATAACGAGCGGAGAAAATACGCTCGTTAAACACCACGACAACACCTGCATTCTTCATATCATCACTGCAAGCCGTATAAACCGCATGACGAATGTTGCTGTATACATCGTTGCTCGCATCACTGAGCGCACGTTGTGAGCCTGTCAGAACAACCGGACGAGCATCATCAATCGTTAAGTCAAGAAAGTACGCGGTTTCTTCCATCGAATCGGTTCCGTGCGTTACGACAATACCGGACACCGACTCATCCATAAATACTTGCTCAATCTTCTTTTTCAGTACAAGCAACTCATCAAATCCAATGTGCATAGACGGAAGCTGAAGTACTGATTCGACTTGTATGTCAATGTCAGCCGGCAAGCTGCACCGTCTAACCAGCTCTTCTCCTGTTAACTCACCCGCTACAAGCATCCCCTTCTCATTCGGCACACTTGCAATCGTTCCACCTGTTGTAAGCAAAACCACTTTACGCATATATAACCCCCATCTTATCGCTTTGCAATTTCTTCCACAATCAGTCCACCGTGAAAGCGTCCATTCTCAATAAAAATAACATTAGCATTATTCCCTGCCGCAATAACCCCGGCAACAAACAAACCTGGCACGTTCGTCTCCATCGTCTCTGGGTTATGCTCTGGCTCTCCCGTCTCAGCACGCACTTCTACTCCAAGCCTGCCAAACAGAGAACGATCCGGGTGATAACCCGTAAGCGCCAGAACAGCGTCTACTTCTATAATTTTCTCTTCCCCGTTCTCTGACACAATGATGGATCCTTCTTCAATGCGAGTCACCGTCGTGTTAAACATTGCCTTAACCCACTCTTTATTCACCATCGATTCAAACACCGGTAACACCCATGCTTTAATCGATGGCGAATATGACTCACCCCGGTAGATCCATGTAACATCCGCCCCTGCGCGGTACAAATCCATCGCCGCATCGACCGATGAATTTTTTCCCCCAATCACCGCAACTTTCATCCCCTGGTACGGATGCGCTTCCTTATAATAGTGCGACACATGCCCAAGCTCTTCTCCCGGCACACCAAGCAAGTTCGGATTATCAAAATACCCGGTCGCAACGATAACAAACCGCGCCTCATACTCTGTATGTGAGCCGTCCCGCTTTGTTGTATACACAGTAAATGTGCCATCGTTCCGACGCTCTACCGTATCGACTTTCTCATACGAATGTAATCGGAACTTCCGCCGCTGTGTCACCTCACGATAATACGTAAGCGCTTCCTGCCGCGTTGGCTTCTCTCCTGTCACCACAAACGGAATATCGGCGATCTCGAGCAACTCTGGCGTACTGAAAAAATTCATGAATGTCGGATAGCCATAGATCGAATTCACTACGCATCCTTTCTCAATAATAAGCGGATCGATTCCTCTATTTTGCAGCTCAGCAGCCGCAGACAATCCGCATGGGCCTCCACCAATAATAATGACCTGTTCCATACTTCCAACCCCTTTCCTGTACC includes the following:
- the ypeB gene encoding germination protein YpeB: MYGRIAGVLFPVLAVGVIGAGMWGYQENKEKNSVLIKAENQYQRAFHNLNYHMDRLQDELGKTMAVNSRQQLTPSLTNVWRLAYSAQNDVSQLPLTLMPFNHTEKFLANVADFSYQTAVRDLDREPLSKQEYDTLGKLYAHSKDIHGDLQKVQSTIMTKQLRWMDVETALASEHNPQDNTIVDGLKVLDKSVEGYKDVEFGSGIGSLNAGRKLKIQSMKGQVVSADEAKKKALAFVELPATAIKQVTVTDNGKTREYESYSVRIERKDQKTPVFVDISKKGGHVIWVLDERDIGKHKISMGDAQRRADEYLKRRGYTNMEAMSYDDYKGVAAFTYVCKQGDVRLYPDTVTVKIALDNGTTTGFQGESYLLNHRVRTIPKAKVSEAQARKRLNPAFIVKEVHKAIIEDERGKEVYAYEFYGSIGQETYRIYIDTQTGQEVKVEKIKAGMH
- the prsW gene encoding glutamic-type intramembrane protease PrsW, with the translated sequence MLATMGAAVAPGIAILSYFYLKDKYEIEPLHMVVRMFIIGLLLVFPVMVVQFGIQEELQLGAFAQSYVLSGFLEEFFKWFIIYYTVYQHVEFDEPYDGIVYAVAVSLGFATLENFFYLREHGGATAAFYRALLPVSGHGLFGVLMGYYFGKAKFSASRTRRRLYLVISLAIPVILHGTYDRILLMQQPIWPWLMAPFMLVLWLLALNLSRVALNRSMAAAFGAHYEEEAEKI
- a CDS encoding asparaginase, whose protein sequence is MRKVVLLTTGGTIASVPNEKGMLVAGELTGEELVRRCSLPADIDIQVESVLQLPSMHIGFDELLVLKKKIEQVFMDESVSGIVVTHGTDSMEETAYFLDLTIDDARPVVLTGSQRALSDASNDVYSNIRHAVYTACSDDMKNAGVVVVFNERIFSARYVKKVHASNMQGFYSFGFGYLGIIDNDAVVVYQKPIRRETFKLTKDIPMVDIIKCYAGADSKFLRAAVQSGSKGIILEGAGRGQTAPNMMEGIEEALAQGIHIVITTSAEEGRVDTTYDYRGSAYDLYRHGVILGNDFDSKKARIRLAVMLASDINDVKHLF
- a CDS encoding YpdA family putative bacillithiol disulfide reductase encodes the protein MEQVIIIGGGPCGLSAAAELQNRGIDPLIIEKGCVVNSIYGYPTFMNFFSTPELLEIADIPFVVTGEKPTRQEALTYYREVTQRRKFRLHSYEKVDTVERRNDGTFTVYTTKRDGSHTEYEARFVIVATGYFDNPNLLGVPGEELGHVSHYYKEAHPYQGMKVAVIGGKNSSVDAAMDLYRAGADVTWIYRGESYSPSIKAWVLPVFESMVNKEWVKAMFNTTVTRIEEGSIIVSENGEEKIIEVDAVLALTGYHPDRSLFGRLGVEVRAETGEPEHNPETMETNVPGLFVAGVIAAGNNANVIFIENGRFHGGLIVEEIAKR